A genomic stretch from Gopherus flavomarginatus isolate rGopFla2 chromosome 3, rGopFla2.mat.asm, whole genome shotgun sequence includes:
- the ZNF462 gene encoding zinc finger protein 462 isoform X7 → MCVCVRTGWCLGVWTWIRDGRDTEERKAPCWHDPGSRVTSFFFFLSFLLSSSSSPGATLVPRPEFPDVKVLSRTMEVLQCDGCDFRAPSYEDLKAHIQDVHTAFLQPTDVSEESPSQPRSGSMNASNQTEVEFSSIKDEFTIADEIAGQNAVQMGTGSYYSHSQSFYSQHMAPNPKPTNKFFQCKFCVRYFRSKNLLIEHTRKVHGTQAGGSSVGPPAAGSLNYNIMMHEGFGKVFSCQFCTYKSPRRARIIKHQKMYHKNNLKESSTPPATAAAISESASASVPVQESCKELPAEVVERSILESMVKPLTKSRGNFCCEWCSYQTPRRERWCDHMMKKHRSMVKILSSLRQQQDGTGLPDVQNKSAPNSAPNSNYISMNATGREMPNANISNFRGSMSNSLIRPNSSTSSKFSSVSYPQMKPKSPHNSGMVNLSDRSRYGIADMTNSSADLETNSMLNDSSSDEELNEIDSENGLNSMDHQTSGMSAEQLMGSDGNKLLETKGIPFRRYMNRFQCPFCPFLTMHRRSISRHIENIHLSGKTAVYKCDECPFTCKSSLKLGAHKQCHTGTTSDWDAVNSQSESIASSLNESTVSYESGNINGRKSGGMMESVQQQQQQSPQPHSQHPYKCTLCNYSTTTLKGLRVHQQHKHSFCDNLPKYEGPSSNAPQESEVDAHAASSTVKKSQTSILGLSSKNNFVAKASRKLTNDFPLDLSPVKKRTRIDEIASNLQSKINQNKQQEDAVINVEDDEEEEEDNEVEIEVELDKEEEQTEPLMEVSSSYAPQQMWGRDTNDSQKETNFRNMPHDYNSTNGAEIELTLSEDEEDYYCSSVNMKDHQGPNASLLGSQSSMYGSDQNSENAEFNDSGRLYYCKHCDFSNKSARSVSTHYQRMHPYIKFSFRYILDPNDHSAVYRCLECYIDYTNFEDLQQHYGEHHPEAMNVLNFDHSDLIYRCRFCSYTSPNVRSLMPHYQRMHPTVKINNAMIFSSYVVEQQEGLNAESQTLREILNSAPKTMATSTPVARGAGMPATFNKNASKSFSPECENQKEPSVNSVVVYDCDVCSFASPNMHSVLVHYQKKHPEEKASYFRIQKTMRVVSVDRGSALAQLSFELGTPISPKLSNMASQPPPPPPPPPDLTTELYYCKHCSYSNRSVVGVLVHYQKRHPEIKVTAKYIRQTPPTAAMMRGGEMPPGIQRPPASMQLNRGSSESSVAPLENEMFFCQHCDYGNRTVKGVLIHYQKKHRDFKANADVIRQHTATIRSLCDRGQKKLSSSMPAPTSNAERDKAKLRALKCRQCSYTSPYFYALRKHIKKDHPSLKATVTSILRWAFLDGLIEAGYHCEWCIYSHTEPSGLLVHYQRRHPEHYVDYTYMATKLWAGPDPSPPALVMPSEAKTYKCRDCIFEASSIWDITNHYQAFHPWAMNGDESVLLDIIKEKDAAEKAGTQSDEVGTRVNSDDQITTSQMEQDVDCAEDSSLPQEKNVQLASANPAISSTPYQCTVCQSEYNNLHGLLTHYGKKHPGMKVKAADFAQDIDINPGAVYKCRHCPYINTRIHGVLTHYQKRHPSIKVTAEDFVHDVEQSNDMAQNDVEETSRIFKQGYGAYRCKLCPYTHGTLEKLKIHYEKYHNQPEFDVFAQSPSKVSASMEPGGTPEIKASPEIAAEDIGEVTVTASHFSSSHLVSHTVFRCQLCKYFCSTRKGIARHYRIKHNNVRAQPEGKNNLFKCALCSYTNPIRKGLAAHYQKRHDIDAYYTHCLAASRTVSDKPSKVIIPSPPKDTSPQLSEELRRAVEKKKCSLCSFQSFSKKGIVSHYMKRHPGVFPKKQHASKLGGYFTAVYADEHEKQTLGEERNDFEKPEVENEAQEIEWLPFRCIKCFKLSFSTAELLCMHYTDHHSKDLKRDFTILGCGTRSQSSAYQCKHCDSKLHSMAELTSHLNSHNEEFQKRAKRQERRKQLLSKQKYADGAFADFKQERTFGHLEDVSKFKERKVVGYKCKFCVEVHPTLRAICNHLRKHVQYGNVSSVTATVKQEAEDSSNTTLEGFEGAKDHGMVEFTEAESGASLEDETRPGGYHCSQCDRVLMSMQGLRSHERSHLALAMFTREDKYSCQYCSFVSAFRHNLDRHMQTHHGHHKPFRCKLCPFKSSYNSRLKTHILKAHAGEHAYKCSSCSFSTMTISQLKEHSLKVHGKALTLPRPRIVSLVASLAQHASKNHTPAEEVEDSNGHCLIWRLKYKDVSVLIHWSLAGHRTAQVSPLF, encoded by the exons AATTTCCTGATGTAAAAGTATTATCCAGGACCATGGAGGTGCTGCAGTGCGATGGCTGCGATTTTCGAGCTCCATCCTATGAAGACCTTAAAGCTCACATTCAAGATGTTCACACTGCATTTTTGCAGCCAACAGATGTTTCTGAGGAAAGTCCTAGCCAGCCAAGGTCTGGCTCCATGAATGCTAGCAACCAGACAGAGGTCGAATTTTCTTCTATAAAGGATGAATTTACAATTGCAGATGAAATTGCAG ggCAAAATGCAGTTCAGATGGGGACTGGAAGTTATTATAGCCATAGCCAGAGTTTTTATAGCCAGCACATGGCCCCAAATCCTAAACCAACAAACAAGTTTTTCCAGTGCAAATTCTGTGTGCGTTACTTCAGATCCAAAAACCTTCTCATAGAACATACCCGAAAAGTGCATGGCACACAAGCTGGAGGGAGCTCGGTGGGGCCGCCTGCTGCTGGATCCTTAAATTACAACATCATGATGCATGAAGGGTTTGGCAAAGTTTTCTCTTGCCAGTTCTGCACCTATAAATCACCAAGGCGTGCAAGGATTATTAAGCACCAGAAAATGTATCACAAAAATAATCTAAAGGAGAGTTCAACTCCCCCTGCCACTGCAGCTGCCATATCTGAATCTGCATCTGCATCCGTGCCAGTACAGGAATCCTGCAAGGAGCTACCTGCTGAAGTAGTAGAGCGTAGCATCTTGGAATCCATGGTCAAGCCTTTAACAAAGTCCAGGGGCAATTTTTGCTGCGAATGGTGTAGCTATCAGACCCCTCGAAGGGAACGCTGGTGTGACCACATGATGAAGAAGCATCGCAGCATGGTAAAAATACTGTCAAGCCTGAGACAGCAACAGGATGGAACCGGGTTGCCTGATGTGCAGAACAAGAGTGCACCGAACTCCGCCCCAAACTCCAACTATATCTCTATGAATGCTACAGGACGTGAGATGCCGAATGCCAATATCTCAAACTTCAGAGGTTCTATGAGTAACTCCCTTATCAGACCCAATTCTTCTACATCTTCAAAGTTTTCTTCTGTGTCTTATCCTCAAATGAAGCCTAAGTCACCTCATAACTCTGGTATGGTTAATTTGTCTGACAGATCCCGCTATGGAATAGCTGACATGACAAATTCTTCTGCTGACCTGGAAACTAATAGTATGCTAAATGACTCTAGCTCTGATGAAGAGCTAAATGAAATAGACAGTGAGAACGGCTTGAACTCCATGGATCACCAGACCTCAGGAATgtctgcagagcagctgatgggaTCTGATGGTAACAAATTATTGGAAACAAAGGGGATACCCTTTAGAAGATACATGAACAGGTTCCAGTGTCCTTTTTGCCCTTTCCTCACTATGCACCGCCGAAGCATCTCCCGCCATATTGAGAACATCCACTTGTCTGGGAAGACGGCTGTATACAAGTGCGATGAATGTCCTTTCACTTGTAAGAGTTCATTAAAACTTGGAGCTCATAAACAGTGTCATACAGGTACAACATCAGATTGGGATGCTGTGAATTCCCAGAGTGAAAGCATAGCCTCCTCTCTGAATGAAAGCACAGTGTCTTATGAAAGTGGAAATATAAATGGCAGGAAGTCAGGCGGAATGATGGAATCcgtgcagcagcaacagcagcagtccCCTCAACCCCACTCGCAACACCCTTATAAATGCACGCTGTGCAACTACTCCACAACTACTTTGAAAGGTCTCCGAGTTCATCAACAACACAAGCATTCTTTTTGTGATAACTTGCCAAAATATGAGGGACCGTCATCCAATGCTCCACAAGAGAGTGAGGTGGATGCCCATGCTGCCTCCAGCACTGTGAAGAAAAGCCAGACCTCAATTCTTGGGTTATCATCTAAAAATAACTTTGTAGCTAAGGCCTCTCGAAAACTGACAAATGACTTTCCCCTAGATCTATCACCCGTGAAGAAGCGAACTAGAATTGATGAAATAGCTAGCAACTTACAGAGCAAAATCAACCAAAACAAGCAGCAAGAAGATGCAGTGATTAATGTAGAGGAtgacgaagaggaggaggaagacaatgAAGTGGAGATAGAAGTAGAATTGGACAAGGAAGAAGAACAAACAGAGCCATTGATGGAGGTGTCTAGTTCCTATGCACCCCAGCAAATGTGGGGAAGAGATACTAATGATTCTCAGAAGGAGACTAATTTCAGGAACATGCCGCATGATTATAATTCCACCAATGGGGCAGAAATTGAGCTAACTTTATCTGAAGATGAGGAAGATTATTACTGCTCTTCTGTCAACATGAAGGATCATCAAGGGCCTAATGCATCTCTTTTGGGCAGCCAGTCGAGTATGTATGGATCTGATCAAAACAGTGAAAATGCAGAGTTTAATGATTCCGGACGGCTTTATTATTGCAAACACTGTGACTTTAGTAACAAATCTGCCAGGAGTGTTAGCACCCACTACCAACGGATGCACCCTTACATTAAGTTCAGCTTTAGGTATATCTTAGACCCTAACGATCATAGTGCTGTGTACAGATGCCTTGAATGTTACATTGACTACACCAACTTTGAAGACCTGCAGCAGCATTATGGTGAGCATCATCCTGAAGCTATGAATGTACTCAACTTTGATCATTCCGATCTGATCTACCGCTGCCGCTTTTGCTCTTACACTAGCCCGAATGTTAGAAGCTTGATGCCACACTACCAAAGAATGCACCCAACTGTTAAAATTAACAATGCAATGATATTTTCAAGCTATGTAGTTGAGCAGCAAGAAGGGTTAAATGCAGAGTCGCAAACACTGAGAGAGATCTTGAATTCTGCTCCGAAGACCATGGCAACTTCGACCCCAGTGGCCCGCGGGGCTGGCATGCCTGCTACATTTAACAAAAATGCTTCAAAGAGTTTTAGTCCAGAATGTGAAAATCAGAAAGAGCCTTCAGTTAATAGCGTTGTGGTGTATGACTGTGATGTGTGTTCGTTTGCAAGCCCTAACATGCATTCTGTTCTGGTGCATTATCAGAAAAAACACCCTGAAGAAAAGGCTTCGTATTTCAGGATTCAGAAGACCATGCGGGTGGTGTCTGTCGACAGGGGTTCTGCCTTGGCTCAACTGTCCTTTGAGCTGGGAACTCCCATCTCCCCAAAACTGTCCAACATGGCTTCGCAGCCACCacctccccctccaccaccaccagacCTCACCACTGAACTCTACTACTGCAAGCACTGTTCATATAGCAACCGCTCAGTGGTAGGAGTGCTCGTCCACTATCAGAAAAGGCATCCAGAAATAAAGGTCACTGCGAAATACATTAGACAGACGCCCCCCACAGCAGCAATGATGAGGGGTGGTGAAATGCCACCAGGCATTCAGAGGCCACCAGCGTCTATGCAGCTGAACAGGGGCAGCTCTGAGAGCTCTGTGGCTCCCCTTGAGAATGAAATGTTCTTCTGTCAGCATTGTGATTATGGAAATCGGACCGTTAAAGGCGTGCTCATTCATTATCAAAAGAAGCATCGTGACTTCAAAGCCAATGCAGATGTGATCAGACAGCACACGGCCACAATTAGGAGCCTTTGCGATCGTGGCCAGAAAAAATTGTCCAGCAGCATGCCTGCGCCCACTTCCAATGCAGAGCGGGACAAGGCTAAACTCAGAGCTCTCAAATGCCGTCAATGTTCCTACACATCACCTTATTTTTATGCACTGAGGAAGCATATTAAGAAAGACCATCCAAGTCTGAAGGCCACAGTTACATCCATTTTACGATGGGCATTTTTGGATGGCTTAATAGAAGCTGGTTATCACTGTGAATGGTGTATTTATTCACATACAGAGCCTAGCGGTTTGCTCGTGCATTATCAAAGGAGACATCCTGAGCATTATGTTGATTATACATACATGGCCACTAAACTCTGGGCAGGTCCAGATCCTTCCCCTCCAGCCCTAGTGATGCCATCAGAGGCAAAAACCTATAAATGCAGAGACTGCATTTTTGAAGCATCTTCCATTTGGGATATTACAAATCACTATCAGGCTTTTCATCCTTGGGCCATGAATGGGGATGAATCTGTGTTGCTGGATATCATCAAGGAGAAAGATGCTGCTGAGAAAGCTGGGACCCAGTCCGATGAAGTCGGGACTAGAGTTAATTCTGATGACCAGATAACCACATCACAGATGGAACAGGATGTCGATTGTGCAGAAGATTCCAGCCTTCCCCAGGAAAAAAATGTCCAGCTGGCCTCTGCAAACCCTGCGATATCCTCCACGCCATATCAGTGCACGGTGTGCCAGTCTGAATACAATAACTTGCACGGGCTCCTGACGCATTATGGCAAAAAACATCCTGGCATGAAAGTtaaagctgcagattttgcacagGACATAGACATTAACCCAGGAGCCGTGTACAAATGCAGGCATTGCCCATACATTAATACGCGGATCCACGGTGTCCTTACACACTACCAGAAACGGCATCCGTCAATAAAGGTCACCGCTGAGGATTTTGTGCATGACGTGGAGCAGTCTAATGACATGGCCCAGAATGATGTGGAAGAAACGAGTAGGATTTTCAAGCAAGGGTATGGTGCTTACAGATGCAAATTATGCCCTTATACCCATGGCACTTTGGAAAAGCTTAAAATTCATTATGAAAAATACCACAACCAACCTGAATTTGACGTGTTTGCGCAGTCACCATCAAAGGTGTCTGCGTCCATGGAGCCGGGGGGTACCCCCGAAATAAAGGCTTCTCCGGAAATTGCTGCTGAGGACATCGGAGAAGTTACCGTGACAGCTTCTCATTTCTCGAGCTCTCATCTCGTGTCTCACACGGTGTTCCGCTGCCAGCTGTGCAAATATTTCTGCTCCACCCGGAAGGGGATAGCCAGGCACTACCGCATCAAACACAACAATGTCCGGGCGCAGCCCGAAGGCAAAAACAACCTCTTCAAATGTGCTTTGTGTTCCTACACAAACCCCATCCGCAAAGGGCTTGCAGCACACTACCAGAAACGGCATGACATTGACGCTTATTACACTCATTGCCTGGCAGCCTCCAGGACGGTAAGTGACAAGCCCAGCAAAGTGATCATTCCGTCGCCTCCCAAAGACACCTCTCCTCAATTGAGTGAGGAGCTGAGGAGGGCAGTGGAAAAGAAAAAGTGCTCGCTTTGTTCCTTCCAGTCCTTTAGCAAAAAAGGCATCGTGTCCCACTACATGAAGCGTCACCCTGGCGTTTTCCCTAAGAAGCAGCATGCGAGCAAGCTGGGGGGCTACTTTACAGCTGTGTATGCTGACGAGCATGAAAAGCAGACTCTAGGAGAGGAGAGAAATGATTTTGAAAAGCCTGAGGTGGAGAATGAGGCTCAGGAAATTGAGTGGCTTCCTTTCAGGTGCATAAAATGTTTCAAACTATCCTTCAGCACGGCCGAGCTGCTGTGTATGCATTACACTGACCACCACAGCAAGGATTTGAAGAGAGACTTTACCATACTGGGATGTGGCACCCGCTCTCAGAGCTCTGCCTACCAGTGCAAGCACTGTGATAGTAAACTGCATAGCATGGCAGAACTGACCTCACACTTAAACAGTCACAATGAGGAATTCCAGAAGCGTGCCAAACGTCAAGAGAGGAGGAAACAGCTTTTGAGCAAGCAGAAATATGCAGATGGTGCTTTTGCAGATTTCAAACAAGAGAGg ACATTCGGTCACTTGGAAGATGTATCAAAATTTAAGGAGAGGAAAGTTGTTGGATACAAATGTAAATTTTGCGTGGAAGTTCATCCCACCCTTCGAGCCATCTGTAATCACCTTCGCAAGCATGTTCAGTATGGGAATGTCTCTTCTGTGACAGCTACCGTAAAG CAGGAAGCGGAAGATTCTTCAAACACAACTTTGGAGGGTTTTGAGGGAGCAAAAGACCATGGCATGGTGGAATTTACTGAAGCTGAATCTGGAGCATCCTTGGAAGATGAAACCAGGCCTGGGGGCTACCACTGCAGCCAGTGTGACCGGGTTTTGATGTCTATGCAGGGTCTGCGATCTCATGAGAGAAGTCATTTGGCTCTGGCCATGTTTACCCGTGAAGACAAGTACAGCTGCCAGTATTGCTCCTTTGTCTCTGCGTTCAGGCACAA TTTGGATCGCCATATGCAGACTCACCACGGACACCATAAACCATTCCGTTGCAAACTCTGCCCATTCAAGTCCTCCTATAATAGCCGTCTGAAAACTCATATACTCAAAGCTCATGCTG